In Pleurocapsa sp. PCC 7319, the following are encoded in one genomic region:
- a CDS encoding nuclear transport factor 2 family protein — translation MNSTTQSQQIQDKAKICELTEQWRSLWSPQDKTFTGKGFENLFATEENEILVFDNFDDGVVVLHSLQKYLDTWIPVMENFSYWEIKLEDNLSISIEGNLAVSTFSWIGAGRTKDGQEVKARQYGTHTWKRLDGEWRLVHEHLTVG, via the coding sequence ATGAATTCAACAACACAATCGCAACAGATACAAGACAAAGCAAAAATATGCGAGTTGACCGAACAATGGCGATCGCTCTGGAGTCCTCAAGATAAAACCTTCACAGGCAAAGGTTTTGAGAACCTCTTTGCTACAGAAGAAAACGAAATCTTAGTTTTTGATAATTTCGATGATGGTGTGGTGGTGCTGCATAGCCTTCAGAAATATCTTGATACCTGGATTCCAGTAATGGAGAACTTTAGCTACTGGGAAATTAAGTTAGAAGATAACCTAAGCATCTCAATCGAGGGAAATTTGGCAGTCAGTACTTTTTCCTGGATTGGTGCTGGAAGAACCAAAGATGGACAGGAAGTAAAAGCTAGGCAGTACGGTACGCATACTTGGAAACGCCTTGATGGTGAATGGCGATTAGTACACGAACATTTAACTGTTGGTTAA
- a CDS encoding DUF86 domain-containing protein, producing the protein MPSRDWQFRIKDMMQASLAIQNRLVNMSFADFQNNDTIAKAVLYDFLIIGEAATNIPIEIQLRYPKIPWRIVGDMRNVMAHEYFQVNLKIVWNTVKNNLPELISQLESLIENERIQ; encoded by the coding sequence ATGCCTTCTAGAGATTGGCAGTTTCGTATTAAAGATATGATGCAAGCTAGTTTGGCTATTCAAAATCGCTTAGTTAATATGAGTTTTGCTGATTTTCAAAATAACGACACCATCGCTAAAGCAGTTTTATACGATTTTTTGATAATTGGAGAAGCAGCTACCAATATTCCAATAGAAATCCAATTGCGTTATCCAAAAATACCTTGGCGTATTGTAGGCGATATGCGAAATGTTATGGCTCACGAGTATTTTCAAGTTAATTTAAAAATTGTTTGGAATACCGTTAAAAATAATCTTCCAGAATTAATATCGCAATTAGAATCTTTAATCGAAAACGAGAGAATTCAATGA
- a CDS encoding branched-chain amino acid ABC transporter permease, which translates to MLQQFIISGIAIGSVYSLIALGFQITYSVSNTMNFSQGASVMLGAVVCYVFNITWEWHIAIAIPLSLIICAVFGLIVERLAVRPFAVDGSNSWLLTTIAVGIIAENLAMLTFGKEVRAYPSFLAKTPINILDFGVYPLELLIPIVGIAIALMIRFTFTHTLWGKAFLATSENPETAKIMGINVEGAIAFSYALSTVLAGVAGILIAPIYNVSAGMGTMLGLKAFATAIIGGLNSPWGIAIAGVFYGIGESLAAAYLGGSYREIIGFALVILALTFRPNGLFARNQIKKV; encoded by the coding sequence ATGTTACAGCAATTTATTATTTCTGGTATTGCTATTGGTAGCGTTTATAGTTTGATTGCCTTGGGATTCCAGATCACCTATTCCGTTTCTAATACGATGAATTTTTCCCAAGGTGCTTCGGTGATGTTGGGGGCAGTTGTCTGTTATGTATTTAATATCACTTGGGAGTGGCATATTGCGATCGCCATTCCTTTGTCGTTAATTATCTGCGCTGTTTTTGGCTTAATCGTTGAAAGATTGGCAGTAAGACCATTTGCAGTAGATGGTTCCAACTCCTGGTTACTGACTACGATTGCTGTCGGCATTATCGCTGAAAACTTAGCCATGCTTACTTTCGGCAAAGAAGTTCGCGCCTATCCTTCATTTTTAGCTAAAACACCCATTAATATTTTGGATTTTGGTGTTTATCCCCTGGAATTACTGATTCCCATAGTCGGTATAGCGATCGCCTTGATGATTCGTTTTACTTTTACTCATACTTTATGGGGTAAAGCTTTTCTGGCGACGAGTGAAAATCCAGAGACTGCCAAAATTATGGGCATTAATGTGGAGGGAGCGATCGCATTTTCTTATGCATTATCAACAGTTTTAGCAGGAGTGGCTGGTATTCTGATTGCACCAATCTACAATGTCTCCGCTGGTATGGGAACAATGCTAGGGTTAAAAGCCTTTGCTACAGCAATTATTGGCGGGTTGAATAGTCCATGGGGCATTGCGATCGCTGGAGTATTTTACGGTATTGGGGAATCTCTCGCTGCAGCATATTTAGGCGGTAGCTATCGAGAAATTATTGGTTTTGCCTTAGTAATTTTAGCTTTAACCTTCAGACCTAACGGATTGTTTGCCAGGAACCAAATTAAAAAAGTTTAA
- a CDS encoding putative quinol monooxygenase translates to MNYRFTKVLIFSLVSSLFLPYLINIPTLNLSSFVIAQTSNSKQDWENIMQRLDELNYQGNIVAVRSHFVVNSEQVEEFIDRAAEVAAFTNGKDSPVLYRFFQNIEQPNQFVLFEQWSDRSALQKNRNTTHGKEFQNKLAQLITEPVQVRIYQPASEPAKGDGKVNRSLVEAQPGATPTISKTRERGVSGRNCLPISIMPITS, encoded by the coding sequence ATGAATTATCGATTTACCAAAGTATTGATTTTCTCTCTAGTATCTAGCCTATTTTTGCCATATTTAATTAATATTCCCACATTAAACTTATCAAGCTTTGTAATTGCACAAACATCTAATTCAAAACAAGATTGGGAGAATATTATGCAACGTCTTGATGAACTCAATTATCAAGGCAATATAGTCGCTGTGCGATCGCATTTTGTAGTTAATTCAGAACAGGTAGAGGAATTTATTGATCGAGCAGCAGAAGTAGCAGCTTTCACTAACGGTAAAGATAGCCCTGTTTTATATCGATTTTTTCAGAATATCGAACAACCCAATCAATTCGTTCTTTTTGAACAATGGTCGGATAGAAGCGCGCTTCAAAAAAACAGGAATACTACTCACGGAAAAGAATTTCAAAACAAGCTTGCACAATTAATTACAGAACCAGTGCAAGTAAGAATATATCAACCTGCTTCTGAACCAGCTAAAGGAGATGGCAAAGTAAATCGATCATTAGTTGAAGCACAACCAGGAGCAACTCCCACTATTTCTAAAACCCGCGAAAGAGGCGTATCTGGCAGGAATTGTTTGCCGATCTCGATTATGCCGATAACAAGTTGA
- a CDS encoding Ppx/GppA phosphatase family protein, whose product MNKQIIAAIDIGTNSIHMVIVRIEPSLPAFTVIAKEKDTVRLGDRDPATGKLTPEAIQRSLATLRRCKDLATSLNASQIIAVATSASREAPNGQDFLRQIEEELGIVVNLISGQEEARRIYLGVLSGMDFNEKPHIIIDIGGGSTELILADIHEPRFLSSTKVGAVRLSKEFVTTDPISDRELKVLRAYVRGMLERSVDGIWQQLQLNEVPHAVGTSGTIETLAVIHARDELDTVPDPLNGYEMSRKDIEKMVKKLAKMSYEERLDVPGISERRAEIIVPGAVILLEAMRMLKLDSIMICERALREGIIVDWMLTRGLINSRLRYQNEVKSRNVLKIAQKYHVDLDYSQRVAQFALSIFDQLKGVLHSWGTEERELLWSAAILHNSGVYISHSSHHKHSYYLIRNAELLGFTELELELIANIARYHRKSKPRKKHDAYHKLPHKEYQQIVKQLSAILRLAVALDRRNQGAIAGVTCQYDSHHRSLKFLIQPSEVGDKCALELWNLSYKKEIFEEEFDVELTATISETKLPIATMKA is encoded by the coding sequence ATGAATAAACAGATTATTGCAGCGATCGATATCGGCACTAACTCAATCCACATGGTAATTGTTAGGATAGAGCCTTCGCTTCCGGCTTTTACAGTAATTGCCAAAGAAAAAGATACAGTTCGTTTAGGCGATCGCGATCCAGCAACAGGAAAACTAACTCCAGAAGCGATCCAACGTTCCCTTGCTACCTTAAGACGCTGTAAAGATTTGGCTACTAGCTTAAACGCTAGTCAAATTATTGCCGTGGCAACCAGTGCATCCAGAGAAGCTCCCAATGGACAGGATTTTCTGCGTCAAATTGAAGAGGAGTTAGGTATCGTTGTCAATCTCATTTCAGGACAGGAAGAAGCCCGGCGAATTTATCTGGGCGTGTTGTCGGGGATGGATTTCAATGAAAAGCCTCATATCATTATTGATATCGGTGGTGGTTCTACAGAATTAATCTTGGCAGATATTCACGAACCTCGCTTTTTAAGCAGTACCAAAGTTGGTGCAGTACGCTTGTCTAAAGAGTTTGTGACCACCGATCCAATTAGCGATCGAGAGTTAAAAGTATTGCGAGCTTACGTGAGAGGAATGCTAGAGCGTTCAGTGGATGGAATTTGGCAACAATTACAACTAAATGAAGTTCCCCATGCCGTTGGCACATCAGGCACCATTGAAACATTAGCAGTAATTCATGCTAGAGACGAACTAGATACAGTGCCCGACCCCCTCAATGGCTATGAGATGAGTCGTAAAGACATCGAAAAAATGGTCAAAAAGCTGGCAAAAATGAGTTATGAGGAACGGTTAGATGTACCGGGGATTTCCGAAAGACGAGCCGAAATTATTGTACCAGGGGCGGTTATTTTGCTAGAAGCAATGAGGATGCTTAAGCTAGACTCGATCATGATTTGTGAACGGGCATTGCGGGAAGGCATCATAGTTGATTGGATGTTAACTCGTGGCTTAATAAATAGTCGATTACGGTATCAAAACGAAGTCAAAAGCCGCAACGTGCTCAAGATTGCTCAAAAGTATCATGTTGACTTAGATTACAGCCAACGGGTGGCACAGTTTGCTTTAAGTATCTTCGATCAGCTAAAAGGCGTATTGCATTCCTGGGGAACAGAAGAAAGAGAATTATTATGGTCGGCAGCAATTCTGCACAATTCTGGCGTATATATTAGTCATTCATCTCACCATAAGCATTCTTACTATCTGATTCGCAATGCCGAGCTACTGGGCTTTACGGAATTAGAATTAGAACTAATTGCGAATATTGCCCGCTACCATCGCAAAAGTAAGCCCAGGAAAAAACACGATGCTTATCATAAGCTCCCTCATAAGGAGTACCAGCAAATAGTAAAGCAATTGAGTGCTATTCTCAGACTAGCGGTAGCTCTAGACCGGAGAAATCAAGGTGCGATCGCTGGAGTAACCTGCCAATATGATAGTCATCATCGCTCACTTAAGTTTCTGATTCAGCCTTCAGAAGTAGGTGATAAGTGCGCTTTAGAATTATGGAATCTGAGTTATAAGAAAGAAATCTTTGAAGAAGAATTTGATGTTGAACTGACTGCAACTATCTCGGAAACTAAATTGCCTATTGCTACTATGAAGGCATAG
- a CDS encoding histidine phosphatase family protein, which produces MSQTVWIARHGNRLDFVNPEWFNTAARRYDPPLSEDGLMQAMELAQRLKPENINHIFASPFLRTIQTANQVAKVLNLPIKLEAGLSEWHNQDWMTEIPETHPPDFLAEQFPLIDWSYSSYLTPQYPESETEVNQRTEATVKQLVQEFSDDLLIVGHGASVLGVTQGLVTNTPENKIPLCCLTKVIQSDWLCQCAQRNRSWKLEFFADTSHLSQTESQVRFN; this is translated from the coding sequence ATGTCCCAAACAGTTTGGATAGCCAGACATGGCAATCGTCTCGATTTTGTTAACCCCGAATGGTTCAATACCGCAGCCAGACGTTACGATCCTCCCTTATCGGAGGATGGTTTGATGCAAGCTATGGAATTAGCACAAAGATTAAAACCGGAAAATATCAATCACATCTTTGCCTCTCCTTTTTTAAGAACTATCCAAACTGCTAACCAGGTGGCAAAAGTTCTAAATCTGCCAATTAAACTAGAGGCTGGTTTAAGTGAATGGCACAATCAAGATTGGATGACAGAAATACCTGAAACTCACCCTCCAGATTTTTTGGCTGAACAATTTCCCTTAATTGATTGGAGCTATAGCTCGTACCTCACCCCTCAATATCCTGAAAGTGAAACTGAAGTGAATCAACGTACGGAAGCAACTGTCAAGCAGCTTGTGCAAGAATTTTCAGATGATCTGCTGATTGTCGGACATGGTGCCTCAGTATTGGGTGTTACTCAAGGATTGGTAACCAATACGCCTGAAAATAAAATTCCTCTATGTTGTTTAACTAAAGTTATCCAGAGCGATTGGCTTTGCCAGTGCGCGCAGCGCAATCGCAGTTGGAAATTAGAATTTTTTGCCGATACTTCTCATTTAAGCCAAACTGAATCTCAAGTTAGATTTAATTAA
- a CDS encoding TIM barrel protein, with the protein MEDNFLKLRSVEVQEKIGKELAKQNLEMGCFVNNLIFDRPTFVSDSTEAREVILQQLQETIEVAKRVNGKYVTTLSGIFDPSLDRDYQTANVIENLKYCAEIAEKAGIVLGIEAITGKWWKGTFVTTIPHAYLIVKAVNSPAVKLIFDTFQTQMETGNIIANIDRVWDEIALFQIADAPQRTEPDSGEMNYGHILKHIQAKGYNGLIEMEHSISQPGKAGEQAVIDFYKNFAY; encoded by the coding sequence ATTGAAGATAATTTTCTCAAGCTTCGTTCTGTCGAAGTTCAAGAAAAAATAGGCAAAGAATTAGCCAAACAAAACTTAGAAATGGGTTGTTTTGTCAATAACCTAATCTTTGATCGCCCTACCTTCGTCAGCGACTCTACCGAAGCTAGAGAAGTAATATTACAACAATTACAAGAAACCATCGAAGTAGCCAAAAGAGTTAATGGTAAATACGTTACTACTCTTTCTGGAATTTTCGATCCCAGTTTAGACCGAGATTATCAGACTGCCAATGTGATAGAAAACCTTAAATATTGTGCGGAAATAGCGGAAAAAGCAGGAATAGTTCTGGGTATTGAAGCTATTACAGGAAAATGGTGGAAAGGTACTTTTGTAACTACAATTCCTCATGCTTATCTAATTGTAAAAGCAGTCAATAGTCCCGCCGTAAAACTAATTTTTGATACTTTTCAAACGCAGATGGAAACAGGCAACATTATTGCCAATATCGATCGCGTCTGGGATGAGATTGCTTTGTTTCAGATTGCCGACGCACCCCAAAGAACAGAACCCGATAGCGGTGAAATGAATTACGGTCACATCCTCAAACATATTCAAGCAAAAGGATATAACGGACTGATTGAAATGGAACATTCTATTTCTCAACCTGGCAAAGCTGGGGAACAAGCAGTAATAGATTTCTATAAAAACTTTGCTTATTAA
- a CDS encoding nucleotidyltransferase family protein: MKKDEVLKIITLHREELQKMKVKSLDLFGSVARDEAKIDSDVDFLVEFDGEVGLFELIKVRLFLEDILDCSVDIGTKDALREHLREVVTENLIHAF; encoded by the coding sequence ATGAAAAAAGACGAAGTTTTAAAAATTATTACTTTACACCGAGAAGAACTTCAGAAAATGAAAGTAAAATCTCTAGATTTATTTGGTTCGGTTGCACGAGATGAAGCAAAAATTGATAGCGATGTTGATTTTTTAGTAGAATTTGATGGTGAAGTTGGATTATTCGAGCTAATAAAAGTACGATTGTTTTTAGAAGATATCTTGGATTGTTCGGTGGACATAGGAACTAAAGATGCTTTACGAGAACACTTAAGAGAAGTAGTAACAGAGAATTTGATTCATGCCTTCTAG
- a CDS encoding DUF4278 domain-containing protein yields the protein MKLTYRGINYKSRKTAIDPKHLSGGIPTTKYRLSNHQDSNKVILIRPIHYFTYRGVSYTKQLIFDNRTKFLLDIDRQ from the coding sequence ATGAAACTTACCTACCGTGGCATAAACTATAAATCCCGAAAAACAGCAATTGATCCCAAACATTTAAGTGGAGGCATTCCCACCACCAAATATCGGCTTTCTAATCATCAAGATTCTAATAAAGTTATCTTAATCAGACCTATACATTACTTTACCTATCGTGGTGTTAGCTATACTAAGCAACTTATATTTGATAATCGAACCAAATTTTTGCTTGATATCGACAGACAGTAA
- a CDS encoding phytanoyl-CoA dioxygenase family protein, protein MEISKQYAERGYAVIKKLLNQDEIEKITIIVDLIYDRWLNENGDALIEHQLINMHSLTHPRYFKNNKSERIKFFELIAPEQLTDLIEKMFGKGINFHNTQLFFNPYTNTKTPYWHRDLQYSLIEDSIQAQEQNNILSLHIRIPLIAEKGIELVPGTHKRWDSELERNVRLELNGHINSEKLPGGILIELEPRDILIFNAQMIHRGNYGLNKVRKALDLCIGKQHHLLSGFLDRDILPNDDEIRCISNNQWYVLAKDIADQNFAKEIEN, encoded by the coding sequence ATGGAAATAAGCAAGCAGTATGCCGAGCGAGGTTATGCCGTTATCAAAAAACTCTTGAATCAAGATGAGATCGAGAAAATAACCATCATTGTCGATCTTATTTACGATCGATGGCTTAATGAAAATGGAGATGCATTGATTGAGCATCAACTCATCAATATGCACTCATTAACTCATCCTAGGTATTTCAAAAATAACAAAAGCGAAAGGATAAAGTTCTTCGAGTTGATTGCGCCTGAACAACTTACAGACTTAATAGAGAAAATGTTCGGCAAAGGAATCAATTTTCACAATACTCAGCTATTTTTTAATCCTTATACCAACACTAAGACTCCTTATTGGCACAGAGATCTTCAATACAGCCTAATTGAAGATTCTATTCAAGCCCAAGAGCAAAATAACATTCTTAGTCTGCATATTCGGATTCCACTGATAGCAGAAAAAGGTATTGAACTAGTTCCAGGTACCCATAAACGCTGGGATTCTGAGCTAGAGAGAAATGTACGGCTTGAACTGAACGGACACATCAACAGTGAAAAACTTCCAGGAGGTATTCTTATCGAGCTAGAACCTAGAGATATTTTAATATTTAATGCACAAATGATTCATCGAGGAAACTATGGATTGAATAAGGTTCGTAAAGCATTAGATCTTTGTATCGGCAAGCAACACCATCTTCTTTCAGGCTTCCTAGATAGGGATATTCTTCCCAACGACGACGAAATAAGATGCATATCTAACAACCAGTGGTATGTCCTTGCCAAAGACATTGCAGATCAAAACTTTGCTAAAGAGATCGAAAACTAA
- a CDS encoding nuclear transport factor 2 family protein: protein MDAWSPQDKTFTDKGFENLFATEENEILVFDNFDDGVVVLYSLQEYLDTWIPVMKNFSYWEIKLEDNLSISIEGNLAVSTFSWIGGGRTKDGQEVKARQYGTHTWKRLDGEWRLVHEHLTAG from the coding sequence ATTGATGCTTGGAGTCCTCAAGATAAAACCTTCACAGACAAAGGTTTTGAGAACCTCTTTGCTACAGAAGAAAACGAAATCTTAGTTTTTGATAATTTCGATGATGGTGTGGTGGTGCTGTATAGCCTTCAGGAATATCTTGATACCTGGATTCCAGTAATGAAGAACTTTAGCTACTGGGAAATTAAGTTAGAAGATAACCTAAGCATCTCAATCGAGGGAAATTTGGCAGTCAGTACTTTTTCCTGGATTGGTGGTGGAAGAACTAAAGATGGACAGGAAGTAAAAGCTAGACAGTACGGTACGCATACTTGGAAACGTCTTGATGGTGAATGGCGTTTGGTACACGAACATTTAACTGCTGGTTAA
- a CDS encoding GNAT family N-acetyltransferase: protein MTAEIKAIASNSNWSEVYDLADTYRNQQQWQNAAIAFQRAIELRPDFFWSYHHLGDVFTQLRQWKQAAIAYRRAVQLDPNFFWSWHNLADALTKLKQWEQAAIAYRSAVQLDPNFFWSWHNLADALINLQQWDRAIASYLQAIHLQPSNQLVYQKLGTAFKQRGNLEESIQYYRQVIQSPEPNSIFSIFKTQPQLLLDFADTLTKEHQAIGAIILYYLLLELQPYQDRVLQQLAQLLQQQNQLERNLLYRRQKLESESNSELLSRLKPSPIPKPKTPNLPGRIIVNSDCAVQPNQLEDLCSAVGWSRRPLNRVQQALDNSFSYIAAWHIHNQEQRLIGFARAVSDGTFHATMLDILVHPNFQNRGLGKTIVTNLIEQLRQSGVKDITLFASPHIVDFYHKLGFISQPNNLQWMLWSFDLDDHFKS, encoded by the coding sequence ATGACAGCAGAAATAAAGGCGATCGCCAGTAACTCAAACTGGTCTGAAGTTTATGATTTAGCCGATACTTACAGAAATCAGCAACAATGGCAGAATGCTGCCATAGCGTTTCAAAGGGCAATCGAACTTAGACCAGATTTTTTTTGGTCTTATCATCACCTGGGAGATGTTTTCACTCAACTGCGACAATGGAAACAGGCAGCGATCGCCTATCGTCGCGCAGTACAACTTGACCCGAACTTTTTTTGGTCTTGGCATAATCTAGCCGATGCTCTCACAAAGTTAAAACAATGGGAACAAGCAGCGATCGCCTATCGCTCCGCAGTACAACTTGACCCGAACTTTTTTTGGTCTTGGCATAATCTAGCCGATGCTTTAATTAATCTACAACAATGGGATCGAGCGATCGCTAGTTATCTCCAAGCGATTCACCTACAGCCCAGTAACCAACTTGTCTATCAAAAATTGGGAACGGCTTTTAAACAAAGAGGTAATCTAGAAGAATCAATTCAATATTATCGTCAAGTAATACAATCTCCAGAGCCAAATTCAATTTTTAGTATCTTCAAAACCCAGCCACAATTATTACTGGATTTTGCCGATACTCTGACCAAAGAACATCAAGCGATCGGAGCGATTATTCTCTATTACTTACTTTTAGAGCTTCAGCCCTATCAGGATCGGGTTTTGCAACAACTGGCTCAGTTACTACAGCAGCAAAATCAGTTAGAGAGAAACCTTCTCTACCGTCGCCAAAAACTGGAAAGTGAATCAAATAGCGAATTACTAAGCAGGTTGAAACCAAGCCCCATCCCAAAACCAAAAACCCCTAATCTTCCTGGGCGAATTATAGTCAACAGCGATTGCGCTGTTCAGCCAAATCAACTGGAAGATTTATGCAGCGCGGTAGGCTGGTCACGCCGTCCTCTGAACAGGGTTCAACAAGCTTTAGATAATAGTTTTAGCTACATTGCAGCTTGGCATATTCACAATCAGGAACAACGATTGATTGGATTTGCTAGAGCTGTTTCAGACGGTACTTTTCATGCCACTATGCTGGATATACTAGTTCATCCTAATTTCCAAAATAGAGGTTTAGGGAAAACTATTGTCACCAATCTAATTGAACAACTTCGTCAATCAGGAGTTAAGGATATTACCTTATTTGCCAGTCCACATATTGTCGATTTTTATCATAAATTAGGATTTATCTCCCAACCCAACAATCTTCAATGGATGCTGTGGTCTTTTGATTTAGATGATCATTTCAAGTCTTAA
- a CDS encoding nuclear transport factor 2 family protein gives MFADLDYADNKLTRFYQVEVEGDLAFSSFTADAIVESNGERTIMPVFYTLGWRKTANGWRIIHEHGSNLITEDSPVSQPR, from the coding sequence TTGTTTGCCGATCTCGATTATGCCGATAACAAGTTGACCCGTTTTTATCAGGTAGAGGTAGAAGGAGATCTCGCCTTTTCTTCTTTCACTGCTGATGCCATTGTCGAATCTAATGGTGAAAGGACTATAATGCCCGTCTTCTATACTCTTGGCTGGCGCAAAACTGCTAACGGATGGCGCATAATTCACGAACATGGCTCCAATCTGATTACTGAGGACTCTCCAGTTAGTCAGCCTAGATAG
- a CDS encoding 4-hydroxybenzoate solanesyltransferase, translated as MTQYQLTKEPIWQQVIRLLRWDKPAGRLILMIPALWAVFLAAKGTPPIPLVGVIILGTLATSAAGCVINDLWDKDIDSQVARTKSRPLASRAISVKVGIVIFAIALICAAILALYLNRLSFILCLAAVPLIVVYPLAKRVIPVPQLVLSLTWGFAVLISWTAVTAKIEPTTWILWGATVAWTLGFDTAYALSDREDDLRVGINSSAIFFGKFTPEAIGVFYGITASLLAYLGVQLGLSLAFWVSLVLATVGWVWQYLMLRQPNIPPSVYGQLLGQNVWFGFILLAGMILG; from the coding sequence ATGACTCAGTATCAACTCACCAAGGAACCAATCTGGCAGCAAGTGATTCGCCTTTTGCGTTGGGATAAACCAGCAGGAAGATTAATTCTGATGATTCCTGCATTATGGGCAGTTTTTTTGGCAGCCAAAGGGACTCCTCCTATACCTCTAGTGGGGGTAATAATTTTGGGAACTTTAGCTACTAGTGCGGCAGGTTGTGTCATCAACGATCTTTGGGATAAAGATATTGACTCTCAGGTAGCTCGAACCAAGTCTCGTCCCTTAGCATCTCGTGCCATTTCCGTGAAAGTCGGCATTGTCATTTTTGCGATCGCCCTAATCTGCGCTGCGATATTGGCTTTATATCTTAACCGTCTTAGTTTTATCCTTTGTCTGGCTGCCGTTCCTCTGATTGTTGTTTATCCTTTAGCCAAGCGAGTAATTCCTGTCCCCCAGTTGGTTTTATCTTTAACCTGGGGTTTTGCAGTGCTGATCAGTTGGACAGCAGTAACAGCCAAAATTGAACCTACCACTTGGATACTTTGGGGAGCGACAGTAGCCTGGACTCTGGGTTTTGATACTGCCTATGCCCTTTCCGATCGCGAAGACGATCTCAGAGTTGGGATTAATTCTAGTGCTATCTTTTTTGGTAAATTTACTCCAGAAGCGATCGGTGTTTTTTATGGAATTACGGCAAGTTTGCTGGCTTATCTAGGTGTCCAACTAGGTTTGAGTTTGGCTTTTTGGGTCAGTCTAGTTCTAGCTACAGTTGGTTGGGTTTGGCAATATTTAATGTTACGCCAACCTAATATTCCGCCTTCTGTCTATGGTCAACTGTTAGGGCAAAATGTCTGGTTCGGTTTTATTTTGCTGGCAGGAATGATCTTAGGATGA
- a CDS encoding VOC family protein — protein sequence MSSAFDYMSFDHVMICVPNYQETIQWYKDKLDATIEREWTVDELPDLKLAYLNIHGFRLEVVGSTQAKTGMPNASDFGASLRITGIGHFCFRVDDVDAALAEMNNRGVPTFVDAADYPNVGRRVGFVKDNNGNIIEFAGTLKGK from the coding sequence ATGAGTAGTGCTTTTGACTATATGAGTTTTGACCACGTAATGATTTGCGTGCCAAATTATCAAGAAACTATTCAATGGTATAAAGATAAACTCGATGCCACCATTGAAAGAGAATGGACTGTAGACGAATTGCCCGATCTAAAATTAGCCTACCTCAACATTCATGGGTTTCGTTTAGAGGTAGTTGGCAGCACCCAAGCAAAAACGGGAATGCCTAATGCTTCGGACTTTGGCGCATCTTTACGCATTACTGGCATCGGACATTTTTGTTTTCGAGTTGATGATGTGGACGCTGCTTTAGCAGAAATGAATAATCGCGGTGTTCCTACTTTTGTCGATGCTGCTGATTATCCCAACGTCGGACGTAGAGTTGGTTTTGTCAAAGATAACAATGGCAACATTATCGAGTTTGCAGGAACGCTTAAAGGAAAATAA